CCTGGTAAGGTGACTTACCTGGGGGCCTTGAACAACACGGTTTCGCGCACGCTCACGGTGAGTGTATCAGACGGCAGCCTGAGCACCTCCACCACCAGCACGATCCATTTGGCACCGGTGAATGATGTACCTACGGACATCGCCGTCACGCCTTCAAACGTTCCAGAAAATAATGAGCCAAACGTCGTTGTGGGCACCCTCAGCACCACCGACCCAGATGTGGGGGATACCTTCTCCTACAGCCTTGTGACAGGTGCTGGCGATACGGACAATGGCAGCTTCTTCATCGTCGGAAACATCCTGCGGATCACTCCCGGGGTGGACTTTGAAACCAAGCCTTCTTACTCGATCCGGGTGCGTTCTACAGAGGCGAGCACTGCTTTTATTGAAAAGGCTCTAACCATCAACGTCAGAGACTTGCTGGAACAAGAGATTGCCTATGACGACTTCCGCAGGCCTAGCGACTCGGGCAATGGCTGGTCCACCAACTGGAGTGTGGCTAATCCAGCCGTGGCCAATCTGGTCTATCCGCCTTTGAATTCGGGCGGACAGGCGGCAGGCAGCGGTGCGGGGCAGAGATTCCGTACCTTGGGTGTGGCCCAGACGACTGGGGTGGTCTATGTCTCTGCGCTGCTGAAAGGCGGCGGCTACTGCAACATTGCACTTTTTGATAACAGCCTGGAAAAAGTCTCCTTTGGGGTGGTCTATGATCCTCTGCGGGGAACGTTCAATCCCAACTTTGGCTTGTTCGATGAAACGCGACGATTCGAAGGAGGGGCAGCGATGGTTCCAACCGCCGTGCCTATCGATTCGGCGACCCATTTGATCCTTGCTCGTGTGGATTTAGATCTCAATACCGTGGAAATGTGGCTGGATCCGAATCTGGCTTTGCCTCTGGGAGCGCCGAACTGCACCAGCCGCGCTGGGGTGGCGTCCGGTGGTAACTACGACTTTAACCGAGTGCGGCTCGAAGTGACAGGCACGGCAGTGATGGACGAACCACGCATCATGGCCGGAGATCGCCGGTTTGTGGCAGAGCGTGTGACGAGTGCGTCTATCGCTTCCCCTAGCGTGACCAATGTGAAAAATACCCGGGCCACCCTGGGCGGCGATATCTCTCAGACGGGCGGCACGGCCATCCTGGAACGTGGCGTGGTCTATTCGGCCACCGCCGTCAACAGCAACCCGGAAGTGGGTGGAACCGGTGTTTTCCAGGCCACGGCCAGCGGCACCTCCACAGGCACGTTTACGGTCAATGTGGCGGGCTTGGTCGCGGGTACCAATTACAGATTTAAGGCCTACGCACGCAATGCCATCGGCACGACTTACACCTTAACGACGGGCAGCTTCCAAACGCTTTCCGTGCCTGAATCGATCCCCGGCGACAGCGGTGATGTGATCAGCAATAGCTTAGCCACCGGCGCTGATGGAACATCCACCATCGGCAACTACGGTGTGCTGCGTCGCGGAGGTTTCTTGGCCGAAAATGGTGTGTTTGCCTACCCAGGTTATCTGCTGATGGGTAGCGGCAGCCCTCCGGTCACCACCGCAAACAATTCTGGCATCTGGAAAGTGCAGGGGGGAAATCCTCTCCTGGTCGCCCGCACGGGCACCACAGTGCCTGACGTGCCCGGCGCTTTGTTTGCCACGGTGCCAGAGGTGCCTGGGCTGAGCGAATCTGGCGATGTTTCGATGCTCTCCACCTTGGTTATTGGCAGCGGTGGCGTCACCACGGCGAATGATACAGGTCTGTGGAGTGAAATCGGCGGTGGCGGCCTGCGCCTGCTGCTGCGTGAAGATGACAACATTCCCTCGTTGCCAGGCGTCAAAGTGGGCTCATTTGCCTCTGGCGTGTATGCCACTGCCAGGACTGGAGCCAGCACGGGCGAAGCGGTCTTCTCCGTCACTTACAAAGGAGCCAGCACCAAAACGGCCCTGCTGCGCACCAGCGTCAGCGGTGCTACCACCACCGTCAGTGTGGTGGCGCAGGAAGGCGAGGTCGCTCCTGGTGCCTCACCTGCTGCGAACTATGTGAGTGTGGCTGGTAGCTACAGCGACCCAGGGCGCATGGATGCGCAGGGCAACTTCGTGTATGCAGCCCTGACCACCCCCGGCAACAAAGAAGGTATTTGGTATCAGCCCGTGACTGGCGGCACCCCTAACAAAGTGTTCTTTGCAGGTGAAACGGCTCCTGGCACAGGCGGTGCCACCTTCGCCCGTCTGCAGCGCCCGTCCATGGGCAGCAATGGATTCATCAGCTTCCGCGCCACACTGAACCGCGATGGTGACAATGCCGCCAATGCCCGTAACGACGGTATTTGGAATGGCAGTGCATCGAATCCGGCCAGCTTCACCTGCGTGCTGCGCCGTGGAGATGGCGTGGCGAAAGTGTCGAACCTGCCGGTGGGCAGCTTGGTGGGGAACCCGTGGGGCGGCTGGCTGACCAACAGCAACCTGGGAGCCTGGAGAGCCTGGCTGGACGTGGATGGAGATGGCATCAGCTCGACAGCGGATGGAGACGTGAATGCGATCTTTGCGAACTTGTCAGGAGCGATGCAACTGGCTGTGAAAGTGGGCGATGCGGCCCCGGGAACCGCCGGAGCGAGCTTCAGTGGATTTGACCTACCGATGGTGGGAGGCAACAACCAGTATGCAATCCTGGGGAACCTCACGGGAGGTGACACGGTGACAGGGAATAACCAAGGACTGTGGAAGAGCGGCCCGAATGGAGGAGCGCTGACGCTGGCGATCCGAAAAGGCGCGACCATCACGACCACGGAAGGCCCGAAAGTGGTGACGAAGATCGACGTACCGGGATCCAACCAGACGGACCGCCGCTGGGAACAGCCGGTGATGGACAGCGCAGGCCGGATGGTGGTGTACGTGACGTTTGCCGATGGCAGCACGAGTCAGGTGATCATCCCCTAACGACTAGAATGTCAAAAGGCGCGGCCTTCACGGGTCGCGCCTTTTTTTGTGCAGCGAAGGCTCACTCTGAAAACAGCAGCCATGAGGGTGACTCGGGCCAGGGGCGCGAAAGCAGAATTTGGGCCATTTGGACCGAAGTTAATGCGAATTTGTATTTTGTTGACGATTTACGCTTGTCTTCTCGCTCGAAAACACCTTTCATTGTGTAGGATAAAGAGAAACTAAGCGTCAGTGATAGCTGTCATACCGATGAAAATTCGTAACGTCTCGTTGAAAATGTTGTTCATCATGGCCGTTTCTTATGGCCCGTCACCTCTTCCGCTGGTCGCTCAGACAGCGGAGATGAAGCCTAGGGGCGGTGAACTGGAATTGAAGGCGGAGCGCCTGCCTTAGCAGCTCGTCGGCACGCGCTGGGCCAGCTTCACAGCATGGGGAATGGCCCCGATGACAAAACTGAGGCATTCGACGGCTCCCTGGGGTTTGCCCGGGAGGGCGATGACGAGGGCACGATCCACAATCGCCGCCAAGCTGCGGCTGAGGATAGCATTGGGTGTGATGTCGATGGAGCGCATGCGCATGAGTTCACCAAAGCCGGGGATTTCCACCCGCATGATGCCGCGAATGGCCTCCGGGGTGACATCGCGTACATCCACGCCGGTGCCACCGGTGGTGAGAATGAGGCCACAGCCCTGGGTATTGAGGGAACGGATGGCGGACTGGATGCGCTCCAGGTCATCTGGAACGATGACTTCACCCACGACCTGCCAGCCATAGCCCTCGGACGCTTGGCGCAGGGCGGGGCCGCCGAGGTCTTCATAAACGCCTTGGCTTGCGCGATCGGAGACAGTGATGATGCCGACGGGGATGCTGGACATGGGAGAAATCAGGGGAGGGGAGTTTTGGTTTTGGAAAGAAGGCCGATGTCGGTGATCTGCATGGTTTTATCCACGGCCTTGCACATGTCATAAATGGTGAGGGCGGCGATGCTGACGGCGGTGAGGGCCTCCATTTCCACCCCGGTGGCGGCGGTGGTCTTGACGGTGGCGGTGATGTGCACGGCCTGGGCCTGGAGATCAAAATC
This sequence is a window from Prosthecobacter algae. Protein-coding genes within it:
- a CDS encoding cadherin repeat domain-containing protein gives rise to the protein PGKVTYLGALNNTVSRTLTVSVSDGSLSTSTTSTIHLAPVNDVPTDIAVTPSNVPENNEPNVVVGTLSTTDPDVGDTFSYSLVTGAGDTDNGSFFIVGNILRITPGVDFETKPSYSIRVRSTEASTAFIEKALTINVRDLLEQEIAYDDFRRPSDSGNGWSTNWSVANPAVANLVYPPLNSGGQAAGSGAGQRFRTLGVAQTTGVVYVSALLKGGGYCNIALFDNSLEKVSFGVVYDPLRGTFNPNFGLFDETRRFEGGAAMVPTAVPIDSATHLILARVDLDLNTVEMWLDPNLALPLGAPNCTSRAGVASGGNYDFNRVRLEVTGTAVMDEPRIMAGDRRFVAERVTSASIASPSVTNVKNTRATLGGDISQTGGTAILERGVVYSATAVNSNPEVGGTGVFQATASGTSTGTFTVNVAGLVAGTNYRFKAYARNAIGTTYTLTTGSFQTLSVPESIPGDSGDVISNSLATGADGTSTIGNYGVLRRGGFLAENGVFAYPGYLLMGSGSPPVTTANNSGIWKVQGGNPLLVARTGTTVPDVPGALFATVPEVPGLSESGDVSMLSTLVIGSGGVTTANDTGLWSEIGGGGLRLLLREDDNIPSLPGVKVGSFASGVYATARTGASTGEAVFSVTYKGASTKTALLRTSVSGATTTVSVVAQEGEVAPGASPAANYVSVAGSYSDPGRMDAQGNFVYAALTTPGNKEGIWYQPVTGGTPNKVFFAGETAPGTGGATFARLQRPSMGSNGFISFRATLNRDGDNAANARNDGIWNGSASNPASFTCVLRRGDGVAKVSNLPVGSLVGNPWGGWLTNSNLGAWRAWLDVDGDGISSTADGDVNAIFANLSGAMQLAVKVGDAAPGTAGASFSGFDLPMVGGNNQYAILGNLTGGDTVTGNNQGLWKSGPNGGALTLAIRKGATITTTEGPKVVTKIDVPGSNQTDRRWEQPVMDSAGRMVVYVTFADGSTSQVIIP
- a CDS encoding MogA/MoaB family molybdenum cofactor biosynthesis protein → MSSIPVGIITVSDRASQGVYEDLGGPALRQASEGYGWQVVGEVIVPDDLERIQSAIRSLNTQGCGLILTTGGTGVDVRDVTPEAIRGIMRVEIPGFGELMRMRSIDITPNAILSRSLAAIVDRALVIALPGKPQGAVECLSFVIGAIPHAVKLAQRVPTSC